The Glycine soja cultivar W05 chromosome 19, ASM419377v2, whole genome shotgun sequence genomic sequence TAGTGttgaaattttctttctttttcctttttctttaattactgTAGGATAACATTAATGACTATTtgtcataaaaatattgataatttattttgtccTTTGATCAAGTATTCCTATTTCCTACGTAAGTTATAGCAAGACCAACCTAATACTGTCACAAAAAGGTTTAAAGTTAAAAtctcttgttttattttcctataattatttatttgttatcgGAATGAAAACATGTTGAATTAAGTACGTCAAGGAAAATAGTTAAAGttaaaatttcatttgttaacaaaaattctcaaattgAATCTATTTGGTTAAATAAGATTTagtaaaattatatgatttttttttaacattcatAGTAATCCTCCTTATGGAGGAGCTCGACATAGTGTTTTTTAAACCATTAAAATGATTAGTATAATGAATAAGAGATGTTAGTGTAGTGTATATCTTTTAGTATAAAGGTAGATAAAATTAGGGATAATTTGTAGTATATAAAAAAAGgcataaataatttatgtaattttacaaaattttcaaggtagtttaaaatatatgatataaaaCTTAATCCGAGTTGGTTTGAATTATTTCtataacttaaattttttactgtcaattatatttttaaactatttttaagattattaatttgttatttacttGACTCACTCATATTGAAAGATGatataaaagtaagaaaaaaagggggaaattaTTTGAACATAACTATATGATgatgatttaataaaaattgtaagtatatattgttcttatataaaaattaatagttatggttgttgttgttgaataaGTACAAATATGATAATGGGGTTGAATTATGTTTTGTTATCTATAAAagtaatttgataaatttttttaaaaattgttcatAAAACCTTTGAAAGATTGTGCAAAGAAAAGCTAGTTTAAAGATtaagataatataataaaaatctataagaaaaagataatataataaaaagaactttgataaaattaaaaaaattctattttttttttcattaggaAACACTTTACAATTCAATTCCTTCTtctattagaaaaatatataaagaatgcaagtaaaaaaatcaatacataTTACCTATACTAGTTTATCCTACAGTTTAAGATTACCTTCAATTCTTGACATATCATCAACATTTTTACCAAgacttttaaaagttataagGATAGTTTTAATTGTCacttttcaagtatttttccCCATATATCTTCATACACCTTTTTGAAAAAGACGGAGGATATATTTAAGGATTTTTGATATACACTAAAAACGAAAGTCTCccactaaaaaaatatacaaataatacGCTTAAAGCAAAAATATGTAATAGGTCATTGAGATTTGAGTTAATGCAACTAGCAACATCGAATGTTTCAATCtttctatttatatttgtttttataaagaTAAGAACCTTCAATCTTGGAAGTACTTCTTTTGAAAATATGAATAGTGCGTGCATTTACTCTACATTTAAAGATTTTGAGCATTGTTATCATatcttcaaacttttttttttaaaaaaaatcatatcttcaaATTGTGAATGTTGTCTTTGTTCCTCTGAAGTTGcagaagataagaaaaaaaaatagaattttctatttttgtatgTAAATATTTACTTTCTTTGAaggattatattttatattcaactTTGTGTCAAACATGATATTTAAGATTGCTATGCTTTCAGAATTTGACCTTGATGTTTTATCTTATTTGGTCACACAATAGAGAAATGTTCAATGATCTTAAGATAAAATAGTCTTCAATCTTGCTCATAAGTTGTCAAACACTTCTAGGAAGATTAAGTTTTGCCTTATACACTCTTAAGATGATCTCCATAAGACTAAATCTTTTAAACATACAAAATGTCACTTTTTGATTTCTACACACTAAAAGTATCtaataactatttattattccttaagtaactttattatttatattatttattaaaactatATAACTTtgtttattatcaattaaaaccataaagttgaattattttttcctcAACAATTATTATTAACAACAACCCGCAAATTATTTACAAACTTTTAGCATTAAGCTTACAAAACATAAATTTGactcatttatataattgaccaaaaaaatgtagataaaacttatttatttattataataaacaactaTTTAGGATGTTGAACGGTGGTAAGTTAAAAGTAAGTCCCGTTGCTTTAAAGTTTGCATTTAAATACTGGACTTTTGCCTCAGCAAGAAAGGCAGAAATTCCAACCCATCAGTGTGGAGGAATAACAACCCACCAATAGTTCAATGTCACTTGTTTTCTCAATTTCTGTTTTTCAAATTGATATTAGACAAGTGTTTAGTAAAAACATTGCCACCAGACTATATAGTAGCTATGATAAATTATCCATCTTGCGTCCCGTGGCAAATATCtatgatttcattatttttgccaAGTTGCTATCTTTTGAGTTTGAAGGTTCTGAATAATTTTAGCTGGCTCTGATATAGATACTGAATTCAAAAGTGATGAGACTTGAGAGGGACATCATTCTATCAGATGCAATGTGGGTTTTCTGCAACACTGATATTACGTTTACATGCAACTTATATCAATACATGCACAAGATGTGTGATTTcagaaattacaaaaatataagattgaCTTGATGGTTGAGAAGAAGGTTGAAGAGAGAAGGGAGGGGGGAGGAGAAGTCATGGGTTTGAATTCTTCCCACtaacattttaacaaaaattaacaagtaacatttactaataaaaaaatgtgtgatTTCAAAGGCGAATTATTACATAATGCCGAACTGCAAAGAGAATGTCTGTTCCTCTTAACAACTtaggttagaaaaaaaaatcaagttaacAAATTGATAGCTTTCAACCCAACAAACCAGGTcatctaattttcaattgaaaaataaatagagtttctCACTCTCACCAGTTCCATTCGCTGTGTGGTTCATACTTGAAGAACATACCTAGACATCTAGTTATACTAGAAAATCATATCCTAGGAAGTGATCTACAATGTAACTGGGGTAAGCGGGTAAGAAGGTGATTTTGATAACAAATGATCTATCTATTCTAGTCAACATTCTTCCACCTACAAGCCATGTCATAAATATCTGCAATCAGCAATAACCCATGGTGTTAGATCATGAAAACCCGTATTCTAGTTGTCCATGATGGTTTCATGTCAATGCGATGCCTGCTAACATATCTGATCTTCAATTGGCTATCTGCAATGTGCACACCATATCTACAAGTCAACTTGCAGTAAAAGTAGGGGATGCACAATTATCTGAACCACAAACAGATGCCACATTCACCCAATATTATTCACATCAGAAGTGATTAAATCTCAGTGAAAGACTGGATTTATTATCTCATGTTTGCTTTAGACAAAAAATACCAATTGAAGTGGAGGATTTCTTCAAACAACTAAAACTTAGAAGAAATCTGTGCCTTCAAATCCTGCCAAACTTGAAGGCCAGATGGATGGCGCTTCACATACAGCTTCTCAAACGCTTTATCAGAGCATGCAATTATAGTGCTCAAAGCAAGCCCCGCTTCTACAGCTCCATGCTCTTTGAGCCAATCATACATCAAAAACCGAAGCTTAACCCTTCGAGGTGAATAGGAAAGAAATGAAGGAAAACTAGCTAAATCCGATATAGAATATCCTAAACTCACAAGATTCTCAATTTTCATGTTGATCCTATCGGTTGTCTGATTAAGAATCCGCGGGGAATCTCGAATCATCTTACAGACAACCTCATAATCCAACCCAGCCTTAACAATAAAATCAAGTCTCTCCTCAAGCTCAGCTCCCTTACCTCTGAACAACCTAATCGTCTCATTCATCTTCTTTGAGTTCTCCACATACCCCAACTTGAGCatgaacttcttcttctgctCCTTTGATTCATACTCCAAATATGAGTTCACGAAAGGCTGAATCCTCCTTCCCAGAGCCCAACTCTTCATTACCAGAGGATCATCCCTCACAACTCTACACAACCGCTTCTTGCCAGCATTCAAGTTAGTAAGCAAAGTAATCGTTTTCTTCAAAGTGAAGGAACCCAACACCAAGCACTGAGACTGCAAAATCTCCCCAATCTCCAATGCCTCCATCTCAATCTCGGTCAAGAACAGAAAACACTGCCTCAAGTTGGACAAAAACTTCGTGACCCGAATCTTTGGAAACTCGAGAAGCATGAGAGAAACCTGGTCCAGAGACAAcccaaatttaaacaaaaagttAATCAGAGACAACACACTTCCTCCAGAGTCCTCAAAAACAACACTAGGGTGACGAATGAAAAAATCGCCCAACTGTTCCTCACTATAAACCCTATCAAGCAAACACAAAACATGAAGCACTATCCTCCAATCACAACAACCCTGATCGCTCAACATATCCAACAAATTCTCCCCAATCCAATCAACATCCTTTCCAACAACACCCTTCAACTTCTCCACAAccttaacaaaaccaacatcaACACCCCCAACCAAAATGCAGGGGCTAGAAGCAACCACACACGCCAAAGTCCTCCGCGCAACACCGAGCTTTTCGTAATCCCGAAGCTTCGAGATCAAAACGCCGGGTTTGTAACGAAACAACTGAGGCGTCAATTTGAAAAGCCTCCCCATCTTGGTGCGGGGAACGCCGTAATTGCAGAGGGCATGGTAATTCTCCATGAGCAAAGCGTCGTCGTTTAGGTAAATCATGTCGCGCGGGAGAAAGGGCGCGTACTCGGGAGGGGTGAGGCCGGCGCTCTCGAAGAAGGGCTCGAACTCGTTGATGGGGTGGTAGCGGAGGTAGCGCGAGATGGAGcgtttggtggtggtggtggtgctgctgctgctgctgctgttgttgttgttgttgttgtcgacGTGCCGCGTTAGGGTTTGGGATTGGGATTTGGCGAGGAGGTCGTGGAGGAAGGAGGGTGAGTTTCTGCACATGTTTTCGGCGTCGACGATGTTGAGGCTTCGTGTGGAGTGGAGGTACTCGAGAAGTGCGGCTTGGGCTTCTTTGAGGGCGGCTTTTCCGATGAATTTGGTACCGGATTTCGGGGGTTTCTTCTTCGTGCTCAGGAACCTAGGGTTTTGCCAGGGTTTAAGGATGAGGCTATGAACGTTGAATTTTCGAAAGAGGAACATTGTAGGCAGTACGGTGTCGTTTTGGATGGTTAGGGGAGAGAAGACACATCTCCTCCGTCAACGCCGCAGTGGAGAGCTCTGGCTTTGTCCTCCATTTTAAGCACTTCAGTTTAGGGTGAGCCGAAGCACACAAACATCCATGTGGAAACTCTCATGTCATGTTACCGGCAGAGATGAATATttcaacatataaattatattttaaatttgataaataaactatataataatatattattatttttaattattgatagatattcttaaaatattaaaattcaagaattaGATATATATTAAAGTGAATCAGTGAGGGGGTGAAAACCTACATAAGCATATAGTCTTCTACATTTATATATACGAGAGGGAAGAGtggttaatttaaaaattatgttctcaatatattaaaaataagttgtttttttatttacttattatccCTTTAGAAATGTTATTAGATTACAAAtgtaaaacatttaattaaaatacagtgtatttttttaaaattgttatgcaattatattattatatttgatacCGTGTATTTGGTAAAACACTTTAATAGCTTATAAGCTAAAGATTACATACTTGTTTGTTAAAGTTTTTGGAGTGCGTATAATCTCCTTTAACATGCTTATAAACCActttaatcaaatataaacttatttcagtagtttataatttatttccatAAGTTACTTCAATTGACATATAAAGATAAGTTAACTTGTAAAGATAACCAACCTATTTacgttttttgttttctcaattTTGTTCTCagtaatttatttgaaattcaaattaactTCTAAAAATTTGTCATTATGAAATTTGGagttctatatttatttatttatgataaactatttattattaAGACTATAGTTGGCCATGTGGTTCGTGAACGATATCACAACAAAAAGGAAAgacttaaaattttagaaatttataatttacgcCATATACTGAGACTAAATAACCACTCAAACAGTTGCAAATGATTTGAAACTTCAAAGTCTTAGAGCTTAAATGCAGAAAAGAAATGTTACTCCcgtttaaaatattatgaaaaaaatctaataaaaaaaattatagtcaatattacaagtaataaaaaagaatgtcaAAACTCTACAAGAGATCAATAGCTGCAAAGAAAGGTCGCAGAACTGCATTAATAAGTGATGGGGATAGGAGAGGTAACTAGGGTCTAAAACGATTTGAAAAGGAAGGCAAAGAAAAGAAACGAGTACCAAAATCATCATCTTTAGTTTTAAATACATTCATTGCTTGGGATAGTAATAAGGGTTCATTCCTACAGCAGCAGGCGGATCCCCATGTTGGTCTTTCTTTGCAGAAACTTGAGGATAAGGAATCTGCCATTGTATTGGATAAAGTGAGGGTGCAGTGGGAGGAGGGTTTGGATAAGGAGATGCAGAATATGGTGCTACTGTTTGGGGGTAACTGTAATTGATTGGGGGCCCTGAACCAACATGACCTTTTCCAGGTTGCATGTATCCTGGGTTCATAGGTAAGGGTGCCATTGGAACCACTCCAGAAGGAAATGGCGGCTGGCCAGTTTTACCTTTGTGGGAATCAGCATATTTTACAACTATATTCCTTCCCTGCAATGAAACAAGAACAATATTTATACGGCATGAATCCTTAAGCTATTGCAGGCTATAATAAGAATTTCAGCTAACATGATCATAAGCTTCAAAGCAGTTGATTCACACAACTTCAATCAAAACACGTGTGAAAGTAGATATTTTGGTTTTCACCACAAGTGCATAATGCTAGAGACCAAAGCCCCTTTCAGTGTTTACTCTAATTCTAAGAACAGGGATTTAGGGTGAGATTATTGATCAGACTGTTAGATAATTACCAATAAAGGACGAACGTCCTCCAAATGAAATACAACAGAGGAACtttatatttttgtcaaaatagggataaaaatttaaacaaaaattcagATGCGTGCAGCGAAGTAAAATCCAATATGCAGCTAAAAAAGCAAATTTACCTGAAAGTGTGTAAACAACCGTTCTTTCAACAGAACTTTTACTTTCACCATATAACTATGATGCCTTTTTCACTCAAAAtaatctttcatttttcttgtcACAATTCCAACACATTTTTTGAGCATAGAAATAATTATGTCCTACCCTCACAGCTAACCTCAGACttgatataaaaattaaagtgttTTCTTACCCCGAGCATCTTTTCTACGTCATCTATGGCCTTCTTTGCAGCCTCCGCTGTCTTGTATGTGACAAAGCCAAAACCACTATAGTTggaaataaaacaattataacaTTAAAGTGAAAACCAGGTAACAAAAGCTACTTAGAGCATCTCCAATAAGTGAGTTGCTAAACACAAATTTTAGAAGTTGATAGTttgagaaaacaaaattttggaACTACAAAGTTGAGAATTTGAGAGAACAAATTGGCACAAAAAGAGATATTTGAAATTGATaatattgaaagaaaattttTTTGGACTGTCAAAATACAGATTTTTCTCTATATGACTGTTGCAAATATATAGATGTAGCTCTATATATAACCACTGCTCTATAGACTACATCAACcagtttctttaaaaaaaatgaaaagctgCACCTTTTTGGGTTGCTACAGTGAATATACAGTTTTGTTCAGAAACAAGCACTGGTATCTCTCCATCAGTGAATATATATGCTAAAGTGGGTTGCTCTAAAAAATTGGCAACTATCTTTCTCAGGCTGTCAGGCATTGGAACTGCTCttacagaaattaaaaagactATTAAACATTGTATACAAATAAAGTATGTTGCTACTTTTACCGTGATTCATTTGTATCCCTGTCATATGCAACTGAACCTTCCTCTATTTCACCATGCCTCGCAAAATAGTTAAGGAGAATTTCACTTGTGACTTCTGGTGATAAGCTTCCAATATAAAGCTTCCTCAGGGAAAGATCAGGAGCACTACTTGTTCCGCTTAGACTCTCACAAGCTAGATTACAGACAGCCAATCTCCCCTGAAAGCAAGAATCACCAAAATCAACCAGGGGAATGTAGTAAAGATGGCTGCAGACAGTGGCAGAAATTActggtttatttttatttattgtgttgGCCAGGAAACACAAGCAGGCAAAATGGACAAACTCTAACACAGGTCAGTTATGGGGCAGGAGGGAGTTAAGGACCTCAAGGAGGCAAAGTCAGTTAAAATGATGTTCCTAAAGCAAAACTGCAGATTCATGAGAGTTCTAAATCCAACGCAACAAAATGGGTTAAAGCTTACATCAATTAACTTGCTAGGGGCTCTCAATGCTTGCTGAGTTGATTCCATATTTTTGAAAGTTATAAATCCATAGCCACGGGATTTTCCTGTCACTTTATCAAAGATCACAGCTCCTTCCTCAATTTCTCCGTGCTCTTGAAATGCCTGGAAAAAGAAAGTAACATACAATTATAAGAAGCAATCTACAAAGAAGggagaattttatttttgagtcTTGTTTCTTGAGTTCAGAGACAAGGTACTGGGTTGGAAATAAAGGGATATGGAAATTGGCATTGGATAAATAAATCTTTTTGGGCACATTCCATGTGCCATGGAAACAATCACATGCACGACACACTAAACACAGTCATCAATGCACTCACAGCACGCAATGTTTCTGAAGTGGTATTCCAGGCCAAGCCACGAACAAAAAGCTTTCGATGGGCAGGATCTGCACTTGcaatactttttatttcttctgcAATTGAAGGATATTGGGACCCTCTTTATGCCtcaacatgaaaacaaacacacatgcACACGGTCAATCACACAGCATACAAGTGGGAGCAATACTTTTATGGCCCTTTTTCAGAGAATGCAAGCACACTGAGCAAGCAGAAGGTACTAAATATTCAAAAATGACAGATGCACATGGTGTATACACATTTATAAAGCAATGCAAGCAACCAAAAAAGGATTGCATTAAGACCAATTAATGCAAAAGCAATACCAGACTCagtgaaaaaaatcattttcatctagcatttatgttttgatttttatattttatgtacaATTAGTCAACTGTCTCGTCTCATcttgttataattataataaagctAAACTTATCAGTTTAGAGCCCTGATGACAAAAGAAGACAAGCCTTAGCTGGCAAACCTCAGATGACTGCCTTGCGTCCTATGCGTCTAAGGTTCAAATCCTCAAAACCCACTCCACTAGCAAGGATAAGGCTGTTTACATCTATCCTCCTGAAATCCCACTATGAGAAAATACCTTGCATTGGCTCACCCTTTTAGAACTTTGATGACTAAGTGCACTGGGTCTGGGTCAAAAACGTGTCATCAGCTAGAGCCTATGCAAAACAGCCTCTTTCATTCCTACAACTTGAAATTGCCGGCGACCAGGGAGGGACAGCTTAATGGAAATGTATGAAGGGGAAAGTTGTAATGTTGTCCATATTATAGTTTGAAAATATTCCCAGAGGGTCATGACAATGGTTATACAGTGAAAATGCCAATTCCTAGGCATAAGACTCCTCACCCTAATTCATAACGACCCATACTTCAACAATATTAAGGCAAAAAAATCCTACAAGTCCAAACTCCATTAAATAGTTCCAAATCCAACTAGGTTAAAAAAACTAGATATCAAAGTCCCGAGCAGGCACTACTGCTTTCCAATTTGCACTTCTTCAACCAATAAACCCATAACGaactatatatacaaaattataatacaaaaacaaaaaaagcatCGTTTTGCTTTCTTTCTCTCCTCCTTGGTTCCCCTATTTCTCTATTGACAATTCAACAAAAGGAGGAACATAACTGCAACAACCCTAATGGATGAAAccgaaaccaaaaataagatagCAAAAGAGGATACTGAAACtgattgcagatgaggaagaaaagaagaag encodes the following:
- the LOC114398961 gene encoding transcription termination factor MTEF18, mitochondrial-like; translated protein: MFLFRKFNVHSLILKPWQNPRFLSTKKKPPKSGTKFIGKAALKEAQAALLEYLHSTRSLNIVDAENMCRNSPSFLHDLLAKSQSQTLTRHVDNNNNNNSSSSSSTTTTTKRSISRYLRYHPINEFEPFFESAGLTPPEYAPFLPRDMIYLNDDALLMENYHALCNYGVPRTKMGRLFKLTPQLFRYKPGVLISKLRDYEKLGVARRTLACVVASSPCILVGGVDVGFVKVVEKLKGVVGKDVDWIGENLLDMLSDQGCCDWRIVLHVLCLLDRVYSEEQLGDFFIRHPSVVFEDSGGSVLSLINFLFKFGLSLDQVSLMLLEFPKIRVTKFLSNLRQCFLFLTEIEMEALEIGEILQSQCLVLGSFTLKKTITLLTNLNAGKKRLCRVVRDDPLVMKSWALGRRIQPFVNSYLEYESKEQKKKFMLKLGYVENSKKMNETIRLFRGKGAELEERLDFIVKAGLDYEVVCKMIRDSPRILNQTTDRINMKIENLVSLGYSISDLASFPSFLSYSPRRVKLRFLMYDWLKEHGAVEAGLALSTIIACSDKAFEKLYVKRHPSGLQVWQDLKAQISSKF
- the LOC114400789 gene encoding UBP1-associated protein 2C-like → MEGLKKRKLELDEAGNGELASKEELRFLIEPLAKPQLVDLLAKLGSQYPSIAEEIKSIASADPAHRKLFVRGLAWNTTSETLRAAFQEHGEIEEGAVIFDKVTGKSRGYGFITFKNMESTQQALRAPSKLIDGRLAVCNLACESLSGTSSAPDLSLRKLYIGSLSPEVTSEILLNYFARHGEIEEGSVAYDRDTNESRGFGFVTYKTAEAAKKAIDDVEKMLGGRNIVVKYADSHKGKTGQPPFPSGVVPMAPLPMNPGYMQPGKGHVGSGPPINYSYPQTVAPYSASPYPNPPPTAPSLYPIQWQIPYPQVSAKKDQHGDPPAAVGMNPYYYPKQ